The window TCGGTGTGGGAGATACGGCCGACATGCCAGAGCTGGAGATAGATGTGGCCGCCGCGCTCGTGCACCCGGTCGGTCACCTTGCGCCAGCCGGCGATCTGCTCCTGTGAATAGATGCCGGGCGTGTCCTGGTAACCCTGGCCCTGCTGCGAAACTTGCGTCGCTTCGCTGATCAGAAGACCCGCGGAGGCACGCTGGCCGTAATACTCCACTGCCAGCGGATTGGGCACGAAACCGGCGAGCGCGCGGTTGCGCGTCAAGGGTGCCATCACGGCGCGGTTTGCGAGGGTGACGGAGCCGAGCTTGTACGGCTCGAAAAGTTTGGCGGTGCTCATGTGAAGCGGAATCCCCGAAGGTTGATAATGACATTCACGTGGACACGGCCGCCGCAAAACGCAAGCGAGGGGCTGCCATACTCAAGCCGTCGGGCTCCGCGCGATACCGCCCATATGTCCGCCATCGACGAACAAAGTATGAGCATTGACGTAGGACGATTCATTCGAAATCAGGAACAGGGCAGCATAAGCCACCTCCCAGCCGGTGGCCTGGCGGCCGAATGGCACTGTCACCGCCCGGTCCGAGCGCCGTCGGCTGGCATCGCGCCCCATCGGGGTGTCGACATAGCCCGGCGCGATCACATTGCAGCGAATGCCCTTGGGTTCCCCAGCCAGCGCGATGGCCCGGGCCAAAGCGATCTGCGCCGCCTTGGAAGATTCATAGGCCGGGTTGTGCCCGCTCGCCCGCTGGCTGGCGATCGACGAGGTTAATGTGATGGCGCCGCCGGGCGCCATCACCTCGAGCGCCTGCTGCGCGAACAACATGTGGCTGCGGACATTGACGGCGAAGTCCAGGTCCCAGACCTCGGGCGTCAATTTGGCAAGCGGCAGTCCCTGCGAGATCCCGACATTCAGCGCCAGGCCATCAAGCCCGCCGAGCCGCTGCACACAGCGCGCGAGCACCGGCGCG is drawn from Bradyrhizobium prioriisuperbiae and contains these coding sequences:
- a CDS encoding SDR family oxidoreductase, whose product is MSITTQAPLHLDPGASLHPESVGRGSGRHRLTGRHIIVVGAGQRRVVDEKPPIGNGRAMAILFAREGARVACVDASREAAEETCMLITAEGGKAFPEVADVADPTAIAPVLARCVQRLGGLDGLALNVGISQGLPLAKLTPEVWDLDFAVNVRSHMLFAQQALEVMAPGGAITLTSSIASQRASGHNPAYESSKAAQIALARAIALAGEPKGIRCNVIAPGYVDTPMGRDASRRRSDRAVTVPFGRQATGWEVAYAALFLISNESSYVNAHTLFVDGGHMGGIARSPTA